In one window of Kosmotoga pacifica DNA:
- a CDS encoding sugar ABC transporter ATP-binding protein: MNYEEYAIVMKKIDKQFPGVHALDHVDFFLKPGEAKALVGENGAGKSTLIKILTGAYQQDEGEIFVFGKKVERMSPILSEELGISAVYQNLVLANHLTVAENILLGNEKSAFGFVDKKFMIKRAYDILDQIGYADVINPNLKVGDLSAAQQGMVAIARALSRDAKVIIFDEPTAVLADREVKELFRVILQLKKKGISVIYISHRMEEIFELCDTALVLKDGKVVGERPVKETTEDELITMMVGRELKKDFYNPNKKIGSEILKVEEIENEKLRKCSFSIRSGEIVGIYGLVGSGRTELSRAIFGADTITSGKIFINGKEVKIKSPHSAIKHGIGLIPEDRRQQGLALKLNVKHNINLPIYDRIGRFGFIKLSKETKNAKHYVKVLSIKTPSLTQIVSNLSGGNQQKVVVAKWLASQSKIFIMDEPTNGIDVGAKEEIYELMNDLAQEGAGVVFISSYMPELISICDRILVMREGKIAGELQRKDFSEEKILSIAIKSENNIEAGKVRE, from the coding sequence ATGAACTATGAAGAATATGCCATTGTAATGAAAAAAATTGACAAACAATTTCCTGGTGTCCACGCTTTAGATCATGTTGATTTCTTTTTAAAACCTGGTGAGGCCAAGGCTCTCGTCGGTGAGAATGGTGCAGGAAAATCCACATTGATAAAAATTCTTACAGGAGCTTATCAGCAAGACGAAGGAGAGATCTTCGTTTTTGGGAAAAAAGTTGAGAGAATGTCGCCTATTTTGTCAGAAGAACTAGGGATATCTGCTGTTTATCAGAACCTTGTCTTAGCCAATCATCTGACCGTCGCGGAAAACATCCTTTTAGGAAATGAAAAATCGGCCTTTGGATTTGTAGACAAAAAATTCATGATAAAACGTGCTTATGATATTTTGGATCAGATTGGATATGCTGATGTAATTAATCCAAACTTGAAAGTGGGAGATCTTAGCGCGGCCCAACAAGGAATGGTGGCAATTGCTCGTGCACTCTCCAGAGATGCTAAGGTGATTATATTTGACGAACCAACAGCTGTGCTTGCAGATAGAGAAGTCAAAGAACTTTTTAGGGTTATTCTCCAGTTGAAGAAGAAGGGAATTTCGGTGATTTACATTTCCCATAGGATGGAGGAAATCTTTGAGCTTTGTGATACAGCTTTGGTCCTGAAAGACGGGAAAGTTGTTGGGGAACGGCCGGTTAAAGAAACTACTGAAGATGAGCTGATTACGATGATGGTAGGTCGTGAACTCAAGAAAGATTTCTATAACCCCAACAAGAAAATCGGTTCGGAAATCTTGAAGGTTGAAGAAATTGAGAATGAGAAACTCAGAAAATGTAGTTTTTCGATTAGGAGCGGGGAAATAGTTGGAATATACGGTCTTGTTGGTTCAGGCCGTACAGAACTTTCAAGGGCAATTTTTGGAGCAGACACAATTACATCTGGAAAAATTTTTATAAACGGAAAAGAAGTTAAAATCAAGAGTCCGCACTCAGCTATAAAACATGGGATTGGACTAATACCTGAAGATAGACGTCAACAAGGTCTTGCTTTAAAACTCAATGTGAAACACAATATTAATTTACCGATATACGATCGCATTGGCCGTTTTGGGTTTATCAAGCTTTCAAAAGAAACGAAGAACGCGAAGCATTATGTGAAAGTCCTGTCGATAAAAACTCCTTCTTTAACTCAGATCGTTTCCAACTTAAGCGGAGGAAACCAGCAAAAAGTTGTAGTTGCTAAATGGCTTGCAAGCCAATCCAAAATTTTCATAATGGATGAACCTACAAATGGGATAGATGTTGGGGCAAAAGAGGAAATATATGAATTGATGAACGACTTAGCTCAAGAAGGTGCAGGAGTTGTTTTTATCTCCTCATACATGCCTGAACTTATTAGTATTTGTGACAGAATTCTTGTAATGCGTGAAGGCAAGATTGCTGGAGAACTTCAGAGAAAAGATTTCAGCGAAGAAAAAATATTGTCGATTGCTATTAAATCCGAGAACAATATTGAAGCAGGGAAAGTGAGGGAATAG
- a CDS encoding ABC transporter permease — MASSSSIQKSKKLILNTQLIVLIVVAIIWVFLAFQSEYFLTMSNIKNIMRQMAIQGVLAVGMVVVVITAGIDLSCGAVLALVNIIMSKMVVAGTPTWLSIVTVLAISAAIGFINGVVIFDLKVPAFIATLGMMTIARGATLLISKGNNVFGLPRSIADFASSDFLGIPTLFWFLIAATVIIEMVLRLTKFGRYVYAIGSNEEAARLSGVNIRFVTYGVYVLAGFMWGIGGVLETSRLWMGVPTTGTGYELDAIAAAVLGGASLFGAEGNALGAFIGALVMITIYNGAVLMNVNPFWTRIIVGVILVVTVAIDQLRKRRSS; from the coding sequence ATGGCTAGTAGTAGTTCTATTCAAAAATCTAAAAAACTCATTCTTAATACTCAATTAATTGTTCTAATTGTAGTTGCTATTATTTGGGTATTTCTCGCTTTTCAAAGTGAGTATTTTCTCACTATGTCTAACATCAAAAATATAATGCGACAAATGGCTATCCAAGGTGTTCTTGCTGTTGGTATGGTTGTCGTAGTCATAACCGCGGGAATTGATTTGTCCTGTGGAGCTGTGCTAGCGCTCGTGAACATCATCATGTCGAAAATGGTAGTTGCTGGGACTCCAACCTGGTTATCTATCGTGACTGTTCTTGCGATATCAGCTGCGATCGGGTTTATAAATGGTGTGGTTATCTTCGATCTCAAAGTTCCTGCATTTATTGCAACTTTGGGTATGATGACCATAGCCAGAGGAGCAACTCTGCTGATATCAAAAGGTAACAACGTTTTCGGCTTACCAAGAAGTATCGCGGATTTTGCATCTTCTGATTTTTTAGGAATACCAACATTATTTTGGTTCCTTATAGCAGCAACGGTAATAATCGAAATGGTTTTACGCTTAACAAAATTCGGTAGATATGTATACGCAATTGGAAGTAACGAAGAAGCAGCCAGGTTATCCGGTGTCAATATACGTTTTGTTACTTACGGTGTTTACGTCCTTGCAGGTTTCATGTGGGGTATAGGCGGTGTACTTGAAACTAGTAGACTTTGGATGGGAGTTCCTACAACCGGAACCGGTTATGAACTTGATGCTATCGCGGCCGCTGTTCTCGGTGGTGCCAGTTTGTTCGGCGCTGAAGGAAATGCTCTTGGGGCATTTATTGGAGCTCTTGTGATGATAACGATCTATAATGGAGCTGTCCTTATGAATGTAAATCCATTCTGGACAAGAATTATTGTTGGTGTAATTCTCGTTGTCACAGTTGCAATAGACCAGCTGAGAAAGAGAAGAAGTTCGTAA